GATGACCTCCGCCGTCGCGACGAAGGTGAACGGCGTCGTGATGACCTCGTCCCCCGACCGCACGCCCGCGCCGAGCAGGCCCAGCAGCAGCGCGTCCGTCCCCGACGCGCAGCCGATCGCGTGGCGCACCCCGTGCATCCGCGCCATCTCCTCCTCGAAGCGCCCGACGGCGGGGCCGAGAATGTACTGCGCGCCCCCCAGCACCTCCGCGAAGACCGACGCCAGCCGGTCCTCGAGCGGGCGATGCTGGCAGGAGAGATCGATGAACGGGATCATGCCTTGCCTCCTCCTGCGACCCGGACCTCCCGGCCCCCGGCGCGCTGCGAGCGCTCTGCCGCCTCGAGCACCCTGAGTATCGCCACTGCGTTCTCGCCGCCGGCGCGCGGCTGGCGGCGCCGGCGGATCGCCGCCAGGAAGTCCCGGCACTCGGCCTCCAGCGGCTGGCCCCCCTCGACCGCGACGGCCGTCGCCCCCCCGTCCAGATACTCGAAGGGCCGGCCGCCCCGCGGGACGCGGACCGAGCGCGCGAAGTGCTTCAGGTGCGCGCCGTCGGCCGCCAGCTCGTCGAAGAGGAGCATCCCCTTCTCGCCCACGGCGAGCAGCTGGCGGTCGCGCTGCGGCGCCAGCCAGCTCTCCTCGATGTGCGCGAGCGCGCCGCCCGCGAGCGCGATCGCCATGAACGAGACCTCGGGCAGCCCGGGCTGGATGAACGCCTTCCCGACGCTCGACACCGCCGCGGGGGCCAGTCCGGTGACCATGAGCGCGATGCTCACGTCGTGCGGCCCGAGGTCCCAGAGCACGCTGCAGCCGCGGGAGAGCCGCCCGAACGCGCACCGGCGGATCCCCAGGTAGCGGATGCGGCCGATCCGGCCGGCGCGGACGAGGGCCGCCATCTTCACGATCGCCGGGTGGTACATCAGCAGATGGCCCACCATCAGCGTCAGCCCGCGCCCGCGCGCCAGATCGACCAGTCGCTGCCCCTCGCGGCTCGAGAGCGCCAGCGGCTTCTCCATGAAGAGGTGCTTGCCGGCCAGCAACGCCTCGCGGCCGATGCGGTAGTGGGTCTCCGAGGGGGTCGCGACCGCGACGGCCTCGATCGCCGGATCATCGAGGACCTCGCGGTAGTCGCGGGTGAGGGTTGGCCGCTCGCCGGGGAATTCGAGCGCGCCGAGACGGCCGGGGTCGAGGTCGGCAACCCGCCGCACGGCGCACCCCTCGATCGACGCGAAGGTCCGGGCGACGTTCGGCCCCCACGAGCCGAGGCCGATCTGGCCGAGCGCGATCTGCCGAGCCTTCGTCACGAGTGCCTCTCCCCGCCCGGGGAAAAAAAACAACGGGGAGCACCGCCCCCCGTCGCGAGCGCCTGGTGCCGAGACCCAGAATCGAACTGGGGACACACGGATTTTCAGTCCGTTGCTCTACCAGCTGAGCTATCTCGGCCCTGTACAGCGGGGGCATGGTACCCGCCCCCCCGGGCGATGTCAACGCCGGGAGGCTCCACCGCGGCCCCGGGATCGCGCCCGACGACCAGCGTGTCCGACACGAGGTCGGCCCAGCCGCGCCGGCGCGGCTCGAACAGCGCCCAGGCGAGCCCCGCACCCCCGCAGGCGAGCCCGAGCAGGGCGCCGCACCAGCGCAGGGCGGCCCTCCCCCAGGAGGGGACGGAGCCGTCCTGGGCCCGCACCTCGAGCCCCGCAAGCCGCTTGCCGGGCGTGCGACCCGCCAGGGCGATGGCAGGGACGTGGTAGGCGGCGCCCGCAAGGACTGCCAGGAGCGCGAGCGGCCCCAGGGTCTCCTCCAGGCCGGCCCCGGACAGGAGTGACGAGAACCCGAACCCCTCCCGCCAGAGCGCCAGCGCGCCGGCGGCGATGAACAACCCCAGCAGCGCCGCCAACAGCAGCTGATCGACGAGAACGGCGACGGTCCGGCGCACGAGGCCCGCCGCCTGCGGGGCCCAGAACCGCGGCGGGATCTCCTCCACGCGGTCGATGACCGGGGCGCCTTCGGACGGCAACTCCGGTTCCTCGAGGTCGGCCGGCGGAGCGAGCCAGGCGCGCGGCTGCGCCGGGCCGGACCCCCGGGCCGGGACCGGAGCGGGGGCGGCCAGCGGCACGTCCAGGTCGTCGTCGCTGACCTCGAGGGATTCATCGGCGTCCTGATCCGGTTCGGCCGCCGGCGGCGCCACCGGACCCGGCGCGGACGCCCTCGTCCGTCCCCCCGCGCGGCGCTTGCGCTTCCTGCCACTTCCCCGCGACTCCGCGGGAGGGGCCGGCACCGGGCCATCCGCGTCGGGCGCGCGCGGCGCGGGCGCATCGCCGGTGTCGGGCGCCGGCTCGACGAACGGCAGCTGCGGCTGCGTCGCGCGGCCTGCCCCCGCCGCGGCGCCGCAGCGGAGACAGGTCGCGCTCCGCTCGAGGCTGAGGTACCCGCAGGCCGCGCACCTCACGGCCGGCCTGCCCCCGGCCCTCTCACCCGAGGTCGCCCCAGCGCTGCTGGAGAACGGCGAGCGCGGCGACGCCCGCGGTCTCGCTGCGCAGGATGCGCGGGCCGAGGCGCACGTCGATGAACCCGGCCCTCAGCGCCAGCTCGGCCTCCTCGGGCGACCAGCCGCCCTCGGGCCCGACCGCCACGAGCACCTCGGACGGCGGGGCGGCGAGCCCGAGCACCTCGCCGATGCCGCGCGCCGCCCGCTCCCACAGCAGCAGCCGCAGCGCCGGGAGCCCCGGTGCCGCCATCAGCTGCGGCCAGCGCATCGGCTCGTGCAGCTGCGGCAGGCGGGTGCGGCCCGATTGCGCCAGCGCGCCCTCGACGATGCGCCGCCAGCGCGCGGCAGCCTGCGCCCCGCCCGCCGCGGTCGGCACCGTGCGGCCGGAGAGCACCGGGATCACCGCAGAGACCCCCAGCTCCACCGCCTTCTCGAGGACGAGCGCGAACCGCTCGCCCTTCGGCATCGCCTGCGCCAGCACGGTCCGCAGCGGCGACTCGCGCGCGGGCACGCTGCGCTCGCGGACCCTGGCCGTCCCCGTCGCCGGGCCGAGCCGTTCGATCACCGCAATGTACTCGGCGCCTGCGCCGTCCGTCACCGCCAGCTCGTCGCCCGGCCGGAGCCTCAGCACCGTCCGCGCGTGACGCAGCCGCTCGCCTTCGAGGAGCAGCTCGTCGCCCGCGAACGCCTCGGGAGGAACGAAGATGCGGCGCAGCTCGGCCACCGGCGGCTCACCTCGCACGGCGGCGCGCCGGGGCGTCCGCCGCCGGCCGCGGGATCGTGAAGCGCACCGTGAAGTCGCGGCCGTAGCGGGACGTGGCGCGGATCGAGCCCCCGTGCAGGCGCACGATGCGCTGCACGTTGTAGAGGCCGAGCCCCGTCCCCGGCTGCTGCGGCATCTTCTCGTCCTGCACGCGGTAGAACTTGGTGAAGATCTTCCCGAGCGCCTCGGGGCGCACCCCCTGGCCCTCGTTGGCGACGAACATCTCCCACGCCCGCCCGCGCACGGAGCAGCCCCAGGTGATCGTGCCGTTCGTGCGCCCGTACTTGAGCGCGTTGAAGAAGAGATTGTCGTAGACCGTCAGCAGCAGCTGGCGGTCGGCGAAGACCCGGACCGGGGAGCCGCACCGTTCGCGCTGCACCCGCGCGAGCCGGGCGCTGTAGCTCGGGAACTTCGCCTCCAGGTCGCGCAGCGTCGCCTCCACCACGTCGGCGCGCAGGTCCAGCCACTCGCGGTGGAGCGCCTCCTCGCCGCCGTCCGCGCGGCGCAGGTTGAGAAAGTCGCCGGCCATGTGCTCGATGCGGTAGCCGCTGGCCAGGATGCGCCGGATGATTTCCTGCTGCTGCTGCGGCATGGGCCCGTAGGCGCCTTCCATCAGCAGGTTGCCGAACATGATGATCGAGTTGAGCGGGTTGCGGATCTCGTGGGCGATGAAGTCCAGCAGGAACTCGTAGAGGTCGAGCTTGCGCTGCACGGAATCGGTCGGCATGGCGGCTCTCTCCTCCTTCAGGGGGCGTGCGGCGCGGCCAGGTCGCCCCGGCGCGCGATGCGGTCGCGGATCCGGGCGATGCGCTGGCCGACGAGGGCCGGGTTCGGGTAGACCGGCCGGACCCGCTCGAACTCCGCGAGCGCGCCGGTCAGGTCCCCCGCCTCCTCCAGCGCGGAGGCGGCGCCGAAGCGCGCCTCGGCGGCCAGCGCCTGGTCCGGCGCGGCGGCGAGCGCCTCCCGGTAGCGCTGCAACGCCTGCGGGTAGCGGCCGGTGACGTACCAGGTGCTGGCGACGCCGAGCAGCGCCTGCGCGCGCAGGGGATTCGCCGGGTGGCGCTCGAGCAGCTGCTCGAACTCCGCGCGGGACTGATCGTAGTCCCCGAGCGAGAAGGAGCAGCGAGCCACCGCGAACCTGGCCGCATCGCTCCCCTCGCCGTCGGGCGTCAGGGTGATCAGGCGCTGGTACTCGACGATGGCCTGCCGGCAGTCGCCCTTGCGCTCCTCGAAGACCTCCCCGAGCAGCTGCTGCGCCTTCAGCGCCCAGCTCCCCGCGCCCTCGCGCCGGGCGAGCTGGCGCAGCACGCGGATCGCCCCTTCCTGGTCGTTGAGGAAGAGCG
This portion of the bacterium genome encodes:
- a CDS encoding HAMP domain-containing sensor histidine kinase, with the protein product MPTDSVQRKLDLYEFLLDFIAHEIRNPLNSIIMFGNLLMEGAYGPMPQQQQEIIRRILASGYRIEHMAGDFLNLRRADGGEEALHREWLDLRADVVEATLRDLEAKFPSYSARLARVQRERCGSPVRVFADRQLLLTVYDNLFFNALKYGRTNGTITWGCSVRGRAWEMFVANEGQGVRPEALGKIFTKFYRVQDEKMPQQPGTGLGLYNVQRIVRLHGGSIRATSRYGRDFTVRFTIPRPAADAPARRRAR
- a CDS encoding Gfo/Idh/MocA family oxidoreductase, which gives rise to MTKARQIALGQIGLGSWGPNVARTFASIEGCAVRRVADLDPGRLGALEFPGERPTLTRDYREVLDDPAIEAVAVATPSETHYRIGREALLAGKHLFMEKPLALSSREGQRLVDLARGRGLTLMVGHLLMYHPAIVKMAALVRAGRIGRIRYLGIRRCAFGRLSRGCSVLWDLGPHDVSIALMVTGLAPAAVSSVGKAFIQPGLPEVSFMAIALAGGALAHIEESWLAPQRDRQLLAVGEKGMLLFDELAADGAHLKHFARSVRVPRGGRPFEYLDGGATAVAVEGGQPLEAECRDFLAAIRRRRQPRAGGENAVAILRVLEAAERSQRAGGREVRVAGGGKA
- a CDS encoding 16S rRNA (uracil(1498)-N(3))-methyltransferase; translated protein: MAELRRIFVPPEAFAGDELLLEGERLRHARTVLRLRPGDELAVTDGAGAEYIAVIERLGPATGTARVRERSVPARESPLRTVLAQAMPKGERFALVLEKAVELGVSAVIPVLSGRTVPTAAGGAQAAARWRRIVEGALAQSGRTRLPQLHEPMRWPQLMAAPGLPALRLLLWERAARGIGEVLGLAAPPSEVLVAVGPEGGWSPEEAELALRAGFIDVRLGPRILRSETAGVAALAVLQQRWGDLG
- a CDS encoding RDD family protein, with protein sequence MRCAACGYLSLERSATCLRCGAAAGAGRATQPQLPFVEPAPDTGDAPAPRAPDADGPVPAPPAESRGSGRKRKRRAGGRTRASAPGPVAPPAAEPDQDADESLEVSDDDLDVPLAAPAPVPARGSGPAQPRAWLAPPADLEEPELPSEGAPVIDRVEEIPPRFWAPQAAGLVRRTVAVLVDQLLLAALLGLFIAAGALALWREGFGFSSLLSGAGLEETLGPLALLAVLAGAAYHVPAIALAGRTPGKRLAGLEVRAQDGSVPSWGRAALRWCGALLGLACGGAGLAWALFEPRRRGWADLVSDTLVVGRDPGAAVEPPGVDIARGGGYHAPAVQGRDSSAGRATD
- a CDS encoding tetratricopeptide repeat protein yields the protein MRSLLSSRWTRRLLASLAGGVVAAFLLVLVCDRLGENKLFSQAEAAAERGDHRRAAALFAEFAEHHARDPRVPEALYRQARTASLFLNDQEGAIRVLRQLARREGAGSWALKAQQLLGEVFEERKGDCRQAIVEYQRLITLTPDGEGSDAARFAVARCSFSLGDYDQSRAEFEQLLERHPANPLRAQALLGVASTWYVTGRYPQALQRYREALAAAPDQALAAEARFGAASALEEAGDLTGALAEFERVRPVYPNPALVGQRIARIRDRIARRGDLAAPHAP